The Ignavibacteria bacterium DNA window AAACATCCCGATGTAGGGATATTGATTCTTCTATTCTTTATTCTTACTTTTTCGGGCGCCACAATTTACGGTACGTTCGCTCTTCTTGGATATAAGGTCTATCAGTTTTCGAACCAGCAGTTGGGATACCTCTTTGGAATTATGGGCGTTGTGGGCGCCGTAATCCAGGGCGGATTTATAAAGATGCTGACGGAAAAGTTTACAGAGAAAACGCTCATTTTAATCGGCACTTTTATAATGATCTTCGGACTGGGGCTTCTTCCATACGGAGGGAATTTCCTGGGAGTGGCAATTGTAATTTCGGTGCTTGCCATTGGAACGGGCATTATACAGCCGGTTGTCTTAAGCATGATAAGCAAGTACTCCTCAGAGCACGAGCAGGGCGCAATCCTCGGAATCAACCAGTCGCTTTCAGCCCTGGGAAGAGTTCTTGGACCCTTATGGGGAGGATTTGCATTCGAGTTCTTAGGCTACCCGTTCCCGTTTTTAACGGGTGCTGCATTCATGGTGCTGACTTTCTTCTTCAGCATTAAATTCATAAATGCAGAGAAATATGCCAAAATGGCAAAGGATAAAGTAATTTATAATAACATTGAAAGTGGTATGTAAGTATGTTCAAGGTTGGGAATATTGAAATAGAAAAGGCACTGTTACTGGCTCCGATGGAAGATGTTACAGATCTCTCGTTCAGAAATATATGCAAGGGCTTCGGTGCCGACGTGGTTTATACGGAATTTGTCAACTCCGAAGGGCTCATCCGCTCGGTCCAGAAGACGCAGAAAAAGCTGAAAATTACAGATAAAGAAAGGCCCGTTGGTATACAGATCTACGGTGAAAGCATAGAATCGATGGTGCAGGCGGCAAGAATAGCCGAAAAAGAAAACCCTGATATGATAGATATTAACGCCGGATGCTGGGTTAAGAAAGTTGCAAACCGCGGCGCCGGGGCGGGGCTCTTAAAAGATCCCCCGTATATGCAGAAGATGGTTAAGTCCATTGTGGACGCTGTTAGCCTGCCTGTAACGGTGAAAACCCGCATAGGGTGGGACAGCGATAATATTCTGATCCTGGACATTGCAAAGATGGTTGAAGATGCCGGAGCAAAGGCTCTTACCGTCCACTGCCGGACACGCCAGCAGGGGCATTCGGGAGACGCCGCATGGGAGTGGATAGACAGGATTAAAGAAGTAATTCAAATTCCTGTAGTATTAAACGGCGGGGTTTTTACGGCTCAGGATGTGGACTACATTTTTAAGAACACCAAAGCCGACGGTGTTATGATTGCGCGAGGTGCAATTGCAAACCCCTGGATCTTCAAGGAAAGCAAGGAGCTTTTAACTCAAGGCTATATCTCACTCGTCCTTACGCCCGAGGTCAGGATTGAAACTGCCTTGAGGCATCTTAAGGAATCTATCGAAGTAAAAGGGGAAAGGCGTGCAATTTTAGAATTCAGGAAGTATTATTCATCATACTTAAAAGGACTCCACGGCGTCTCAGCCATAAGGCAGGAGCTGATGAAGATACTGGATTATGAAGGTGTTGAATTGAGGCTGATGCAATACCTGGATTACCTTAATTCCGCCCCCGCAATGCAGGACGAAGGCGTCATAGAAGAAAGTAAAATTGAAGGCGGGGAGTGCATTTAACTTGAGAAAAGAGTCCCGGAGGGATGACTTGTTTGTAGAAAACCAGGGATCCAAAATCTCCAATAGAGCCTCGGAGAGGCGACTTGTATGTAGGGTATACGCGTTAATTCCCGTTTTAAAAATCGCTCCTCCGGAGCTCTGAATTTTTTTCTTTGCTCGGCATTTTTACAGATAACACGCCTCTCCGAGGCTCTACGTTAACTTCAATGGCCGAAAGCGGTAACTCTTTGAACTTCGAACCTTGAACTTCGAACTTTGAACTTTTAACTTCGAACTTCGAACTTTGAACTTTTAATTGGAGGACTCTTTACATTGACCGACAAACCCTTATCCTACAGAACTGCAAGATTCATTTCCACACTTTGCGTGCCTCCGAGTTTTACAATAATAATATTTTCATGGCTGGCCCTTGCGCTTGAACATGAATTGTGGCAGAAACTTCTCGTTATAGGCGTGGCTCTAACATTCGGATTTGCTTTCCAGATCATGATGTTCTTCTACTTCCATAAAAGAGGCATGATTGCAGATATGGATGCATCCGTAAAGGAAGAAAGAACCGTCCCGTTCTTTGTTGCAATAGGCATCTACACGCTTGGCCTCATAGTTTTATCCATGGCTAAGGCGGATCCTGTTATTATTTCATTTTGGTTCTGCTATATTTCCAATACATTACTTGTTATAGGCATAAATAAATTCTGGAAAATTAGTGCCCACGCACTGGGTGCCGCAGGGCCTTTCGGAGTTGTAATGTATATGGCAGGTACTGGCGGACTACTGTTTTTAATAGTTATATTAATAATAGGCTGGGCCAGAATTAAACTCAAAATGCACACTCCCGCCCAGGTTATTGCAGGCGTCGTTGTGGGCTTTACTTTCACATACTTGCAGATCTGGCTTATTGTTAATTTCTTAAAGCAGCACGGCAGCTTTTAGTTCTTTTATTTCTTTAATCATTCCGGGTGGTTTTATGTCATTAAAGGAAAAAGTAGCTCAGACATTTGACAGTTTTGCCGACATCCTTGAATTCAAGGGCGATAACCCGTTTAAGATTAACGCCTTCAGAAACGGCGCGGCTATACTGCGCGACCTGGAGGGCGACCTTCAGGAGATGATATTAGACGGCAGCATCAAAAGCGTTAAAGGAATAGGCAAGGGCCTGCTTGCCGTTATATACGACATTCATGAAAAAGGCTTCTCCACGGACTATGAGAACCTGATTGGAGAAATTCCCCCCGGGATATTGGACTTTATGAATATCCACGGTCTCGGGGTTAAGAAAGTCAAATTAATCTACGACAGCCTCGGCATCAGCTCACTCGAGGAGCTGGAAGACGCCTGCAAAAGCAACCGCCTGGCCTCACTTAAGGGCTTCGGTGAAAAGACGCAAGAGTCTATTCTGCAGGAAATTACACGAATTAAATCCACAAGAAACTTAACACTTCTTGACGACGCGAAGAAGAAAACGGACCTCATACTGACCGCTCTGGGCGAGTTTAAGTCGATTAAGAAAGCCGAGCCCTCGGGCGAATACAGGCGCTCTATGGAGGTCATTTCGAAGCTGGAATTTGTAATTCTTACCACAAGCCTGGAAGACTTCAGGCTTGAGCTTAAGAATCACTACTTCTTTGACGACACAGACGTTGCAGAGGACTGCCTGCTGGAAATAAATAACCTTAATAAGAGCCTTACGCATAAGTGCTTTCTGATAAAGGAGGAATATTACGTTCCTGTATATTTCATTGTAACTGAAAGCCTGAGGGATTATGAGAATTTCCTTTTCCTTACCACAGGAAGCCCTGAATTCCTGAAAATGGCAGATGCCGAAGGAAGGGTGTTTAACCACGAGCATGAGGGCGGAATTTTCAGCGATCTTAATATGCCGCCTGTAATTCCTGAGATGCGTGAGAAGGAATACTTTTCTGCTCCGGACAAACTAAGGAAAAATTCGGAGCTCGGGATACTGGACTTCAGGGGGCTCCTTCACTTTCACACCACTTATTCAGACGGCAAGAACACTTTGACAGAAATGGCCGAGGCGGCAAAGGATAACGTGTTTACATACCTTGCCGTATGCGACCACAGCAAGGCGGCTTTCTATGCAAACGGGCTTACTGAGGCCAGAGTACTTGAGCAGAAAAAGGAAATTGAAAAGGTGAGCCGCAGCCTTGATATCCCGATCTTCCACGGCGTTGAAAGCGATATTTTAAAAGACGGGGAGCTGGATTATGATACTGATTTCATGAAGAACTTCCAGTTCGTTGTGGCCTCGGTCCACAGCCGCTTTAAGCTGAGTGAAGATGAAATGACTTCCAGAATAATTAAAGCCGTGGAGAACCCGTATACGGACCTCCTGGGCCACCCTACGGGAAGGCTTCTGCTTCAGAGATCGCCTTATAATGTGGATCTTGTAAAGGTAATAGACGCCTGCGCGGCCAACAACGTGGCTATTGAATTAAACGCAAGTCCCTACAGGCTGGACCTCGACTGGCGCATGATTTATTACGCGCGTGAGAAGGGGTGCATGTTCTCAATTAATCCCGATGCCCATTCAATACTTGGAATTGAGGAAATCAATTACGGCATAAGGGTGGCCAGAAAAGGCGGGCTTCAGCCCGAAGAGGTCATTAACTGCATGGACCTGGAGCGCTTTAGGAAGTTTCTTTTGAGAAAGGTAAAGCGGGATATTTCTTATTGATTCTAAAGAGAAATAGCTTTATGTTTTAAAAAACAAAAGAGCAGTTAATATTTTTATATATACTTTCCTGCCATTTCAACAGATAATAAGAGGAAAAAATTGGTGACAACAGACTTATCCCAGCTGATCAGAAGCATTCCCGATTTCCCGAAAAAGGGGATCGTGTTCCGTGACATTACAACCCTCTGGAAGGACAAAGAGGGCCTAAAAAGCGCTTTTAACGAACTCTACAGCTTTATTGAAGGAACTCACATCGATAAGGTGGTTGGAGTCGAGTCGAGGGGCTTTGTATTCGGAGCCATGCTGGCAGACAGGCTGAATGCCGGTTTTGTGCCTGTAAGAAAGCCGGGTAAACTGCCCGCAACAACGCTTAAGGAA harbors:
- a CDS encoding adenine phosphoribosyltransferase — translated: MTTDLSQLIRSIPDFPKKGIVFRDITTLWKDKEGLKSAFNELYSFIEGTHIDKVVGVESRGFVFGAMLADRLNAGFVPVRKPGKLPATTLKENYVLEYGVDAVEMHEDAIEKGDKVLIHDDLLATGGTMEAACKLVEKAGGEIVQISFLIELAFLKGRDKLSKYDIRSLITYDSE
- the dusB gene encoding tRNA dihydrouridine synthase DusB codes for the protein MFKVGNIEIEKALLLAPMEDVTDLSFRNICKGFGADVVYTEFVNSEGLIRSVQKTQKKLKITDKERPVGIQIYGESIESMVQAARIAEKENPDMIDINAGCWVKKVANRGAGAGLLKDPPYMQKMVKSIVDAVSLPVTVKTRIGWDSDNILILDIAKMVEDAGAKALTVHCRTRQQGHSGDAAWEWIDRIKEVIQIPVVLNGGVFTAQDVDYIFKNTKADGVMIARGAIANPWIFKESKELLTQGYISLVLTPEVRIETALRHLKESIEVKGERRAILEFRKYYSSYLKGLHGVSAIRQELMKILDYEGVELRLMQYLDYLNSAPAMQDEGVIEESKIEGGECI